The nucleotide window GTCGTAAACAGCACCGTGTAACCCGCCTGGCAGGCCGCGTAGCCCAACGCGCTCGCGAGATGTGTCTTCCCAAGCCCCACACCACCGCAAAACACCGCGTTGGTGCGCTCCTTGACAAAGCCCAGTTCGAAGAGGTGCCGCACCTGCGCTTCGATCAACTCCTTGGGCCAGTCCCACTGGAACTGGTCGACGGTTTTCTTGACCGGGAAGCGCGCCGCCTGGATACGCCGCTCCAGCGCCCGGATCTGGCGGTCCTGGGTCTCGGCCTGCACCAGTCGGCGTAAAAATTCGGCGTGCGAACAGCGCGCCTTGGCCGCCTCGGCGGTCAGTTCGCCGTGGTGGCGCAGCAGGTAACCGAGTTTCAGGTACTTGAGTTGATCTTTTAATAAATCGTTTTTTTCGGGTTCTGTTTTCATTGGGTATAGGGGCTTAAATCCGGGGGCCGTAGTTCGAGTTCCAGTGCGGCCAACGCGTCGGCGCGGGTGAGGTGGATCGGCCCGGCTTGCGGCAAGGCCCGCGCGCGTTGTTCGAGCAAGTTGAGGATGTAATCGCTGGAGTAGGCGCCGAGTTCATGGGCGCTTTCGATCGCCCGGCCGACTGCCTCCGTTCCATACAGGGCCACCAAACCCACGATAGTCGCCAGGTGGTGTCCCGCGTTGAGCCGGCGCTCCTCCAGCCCCCGTTGGTAGGCGGGTGCCGCCGGGCTCAGTTCCAAAAACCGTAGCCGCAGGCGCTGCCGCGCCCCCTGCCGTTTGCGCTCCTCGAGTTCGCGCACATGCTCGGGGTTTTCCACATCGGCGCGGCGGGCAAAACTGCGGGCGTGCTCGGCCACCAGGGTGCGTTCCGCAAAAAACCTCACCTGCGCCCCCTCGATCTGCGCGGTGAGTAGCGCCCCGGCAAACTTCGTGGGCACCGAGTAGCGGTTCGTTTCGATACTCACCCGGCACCGCCGCGACGCCCGCACGCTTAAGGTGCGCACCGCCGGACTGGCCACCGGGTTAAGCGGCAGGAGCGCAGCGCGCTCCTCGGGCAGCCGGTCCACCGGCCGGCCCTGGGTTTCAGCGTGAACGCGCACGTTGGCCACCGTTTCCAGCCACAAGCTGGCGGCCGGCCCCAGCTCGGTAAACCCGTTCATCTGCCGCCCGCCAAGGAAGCTTTTTTTCACGTAACCCACCGCGTTTTCCACCATGCCCTTGGACTGCGGATGCCCCGGCCCGCACGCTTTTATCGTAAACCCGTAGTGCCGGGCAAAGTCCAGGTACTGGGCGTTGTACACCGGGTCGGTCCCGGGCACATGCGAGAGGACGGCCGTCTTGCAGTTGTCCACCATCACCTCGCGCGGCACCCCGCCGAGTTTTTCAAAGGCGCGCCGGTGACAGCCCAGCCACCACTCCTGGCCCTGCCCGAGGGTAAATTCCACATGCAGGAACCGGCTGTACCCCAAAACCATGACGAAAAAACTTAAAGCCCGCCGGGTGCCGTCCACCTCCACCGCGCCAAAACTGCCCCAGTCCACCTGCGCGGTCTGGCCGGGGGCAAACTTGAGGGTAAGAAACGCCTCCAGGTTCCTCGGCCGCACCCGCCGCACGTAGTCTTTCAAAATTGAATACCCGCCCGTGTACCCCCGCTCGCGCACCTTTTG belongs to Opitutus sp. and includes:
- a CDS encoding ATP-binding protein, with translation MKTEPEKNDLLKDQLKYLKLGYLLRHHGELTAEAAKARCSHAEFLRRLVQAETQDRQIRALERRIQAARFPVKKTVDQFQWDWPKELIEAQVRHLFELGFVKERTNAVFCGGVGLGKTHLASALGYAACQAGYTVLFTTAVDAINALVTAQSLHRLQAELKRYMTPAVLVLDEVGYLPLDKSGADLLFQIVSQRYERGSLIVTTNKAYKHWAGIFNNDAGITAAILDRLLHRAQTVVIEGKSYRMKDRLADEPAS
- a CDS encoding IS21 family transposase — its product is MIDYELYCRIKQAEAAGHSAPQIARSLQLHVQTVRRWQAQEKYVRSQAAQVPRPSKLDVHKPAIARWLEAHPFTAMQLWQKVRERGYTGGYSILKDYVRRVRPRNLEAFLTLKFAPGQTAQVDWGSFGAVEVDGTRRALSFFVMVLGYSRFLHVEFTLGQGQEWWLGCHRRAFEKLGGVPREVMVDNCKTAVLSHVPGTDPVYNAQYLDFARHYGFTIKACGPGHPQSKGMVENAVGYVKKSFLGGRQMNGFTELGPAASLWLETVANVRVHAETQGRPVDRLPEERAALLPLNPVASPAVRTLSVRASRRCRVSIETNRYSVPTKFAGALLTAQIEGAQVRFFAERTLVAEHARSFARRADVENPEHVRELEERKRQGARQRLRLRFLELSPAAPAYQRGLEERRLNAGHHLATIVGLVALYGTEAVGRAIESAHELGAYSSDYILNLLEQRARALPQAGPIHLTRADALAALELELRPPDLSPYTQ